In Pantanalinema sp., a single window of DNA contains:
- a CDS encoding DUF4127 family protein yields the protein MTRPLLLVPLDDRPATYRLPAEIAAIGRLSVLRPPREAMGNLLRPADPDSLLAWLEARAPEAQGAVVSLDTLGYGGLIPSRQSSESLATIRARLERLQALKRRHPELALYAFSVTMRLSAEAAVEEEKAYWAAHGRAIYAYSYHQDKFEQEGLSADRAAAEEARARIPDAVIEDYLATRERNFAVTRLMIDWAAEGCFEALLLTQDDTGRFGLNVREQRALVAHVERAGLSERVLVYPGADEVASALVARHLNRVRGRVPRFFVETSTPTGGDMVPMYEDRPLARTIASQVQAAGGVVVPTPEEADFRLMANTPATGQGDLVLDLHLDRVDHPPRDLTPFVRTIERSDRPVALADVAYANGADLALFAHGVDPTTLAAFAAWNTAGNTLGTVVAQASAWLDPAHRDEAAQRRYMLDRMADDLLYQACLRKELRAELRSGASIAELEPTVGPRLTAMWRERFSRHPIARIVASLPWGRLFEVDLHVEE from the coding sequence ATGACCCGCCCCCTCTTGCTCGTCCCCCTCGACGATCGCCCGGCCACCTACCGCCTGCCGGCCGAGATCGCGGCGATCGGCCGGCTGAGCGTCCTGCGCCCGCCCCGCGAGGCCATGGGCAACCTTTTGCGGCCGGCCGACCCCGACTCGCTTCTCGCCTGGCTCGAGGCCCGCGCCCCCGAGGCGCAGGGAGCGGTCGTCTCCCTCGACACCCTGGGGTACGGCGGCCTCATCCCGAGCCGCCAGTCGAGCGAGTCCCTCGCGACGATCCGCGCGCGGCTCGAGCGGCTGCAGGCCCTCAAGCGACGCCATCCTGAGCTTGCCCTCTACGCCTTCAGCGTCACCATGCGCCTCTCCGCCGAGGCCGCCGTCGAGGAGGAGAAGGCCTACTGGGCCGCGCACGGCCGCGCCATCTACGCCTACTCGTATCACCAGGACAAGTTCGAGCAGGAGGGGCTCTCGGCGGACCGCGCGGCCGCCGAGGAGGCCCGCGCGCGCATCCCCGACGCGGTCATCGAGGACTACCTGGCCACCCGCGAGCGCAACTTCGCCGTCACCCGGCTGATGATCGACTGGGCCGCCGAGGGCTGCTTCGAGGCCCTCCTGCTGACCCAGGACGACACGGGCCGCTTCGGCCTCAACGTGCGCGAGCAGCGCGCCCTGGTCGCGCACGTCGAGCGAGCCGGGCTCTCGGAAAGGGTGCTGGTCTACCCGGGGGCCGACGAGGTCGCAAGCGCCCTGGTCGCTCGCCACCTCAACCGGGTGCGCGGCCGGGTCCCGCGCTTCTTCGTCGAGACCTCGACGCCCACCGGCGGCGACATGGTGCCCATGTACGAGGATCGTCCCCTCGCCAGGACCATCGCCTCTCAGGTCCAGGCGGCGGGCGGCGTGGTGGTCCCCACCCCGGAGGAGGCCGACTTTCGGCTGATGGCCAACACGCCGGCCACCGGCCAGGGGGACCTGGTCCTGGACCTTCACCTCGACCGGGTGGACCACCCCCCGAGGGACCTCACCCCCTTCGTCCGAACCATCGAGCGCAGCGACAGGCCGGTGGCGCTCGCGGACGTGGCCTACGCCAACGGGGCCGACCTCGCCCTCTTCGCCCACGGGGTGGACCCCACGACGCTCGCGGCCTTCGCCGCCTGGAACACTGCGGGCAACACCCTGGGCACGGTGGTCGCCCAGGCGAGCGCGTGGCTCGACCCGGCACACAGGGACGAGGCCGCCCAGCGCCGGTACATGCTGGATCGGATGGCCGACGACCTGCTCTACCAGGCGTGCCTTCGCAAGGAGCTGCGCGCCGAGCTGCGCTCGGGCGCCTCCATCGCCGAGCTCGAGCCGACGGTGGGCCCCCGGCTGACGGCCATGTGGCGCGAGCGCTTCTCCCGGCATCCGATAGCCAGGATCGTCGCTAGCCTTCCCTGGGGGCGCCTGTTCGAGGTGGACCTGCACGTCGAGGAGTAG
- a CDS encoding stage V sporulation protein S: MLSNATKTGPTLLKVSSKSNPASVAGAIAGMIRETGRCEVQAIGAGAVNQTVKAIGIARGYVAPGGIDLVAVPAFLDIEVQGEERTAIRFIVEPRP, from the coding sequence GTGTTATCGAATGCAACCAAAACAGGCCCCACGTTACTCAAGGTGTCTTCCAAGTCGAACCCGGCGTCGGTCGCAGGGGCGATCGCCGGCATGATCCGCGAGACGGGTCGCTGCGAGGTCCAGGCCATCGGGGCCGGGGCGGTCAACCAGACCGTCAAGGCCATCGGCATCGCCCGGGGGTACGTCGCCCCCGGCGGCATCGACCTGGTCGCGGTCCCGGCCTTCCTCGACATCGAGGTGCAAGGAGAGGAGCGAACCGCCATCCGGTTCATCGTCGAGCCGCGCCCCTAG
- a CDS encoding NAD(+)/NADH kinase yields the protein MRAKAIGVVYNATKPEIEALVDQVRLTIEQLGCEAVAVAGSAAGLGAVDAVVVLGGDGTFLRAARMVAPSKTPLLGVDLGTLGFLAEVSYPELALGLERLIAGDYAVEERPLMEVALVRDGRVVASELALNEGVVLKGASGRMLEAAVFADASHVATYGADGFIVSTPTGSTAYAMAAHGPIMAPDVPAFIFVPICPHTLTARPLVLSDERTVRIVVKERAEGAILTADGRTVGHLQPGDAMTFRRSAHVTRMVRLETRDFFTTLRRKLQWGDRLRSDGAGDQAP from the coding sequence ATGAGGGCCAAGGCGATCGGGGTGGTGTACAACGCCACCAAGCCCGAGATCGAGGCCCTGGTCGACCAGGTGAGGCTCACCATCGAGCAGCTCGGCTGCGAGGCGGTGGCGGTCGCGGGCTCGGCCGCGGGCCTTGGCGCGGTCGACGCCGTGGTGGTGCTCGGGGGCGACGGGACCTTCCTGAGGGCGGCGCGAATGGTGGCCCCCAGCAAAACGCCGCTCTTGGGGGTGGACCTGGGCACGCTCGGCTTTCTGGCCGAGGTCTCGTACCCCGAGCTGGCCTTGGGCCTCGAGCGCCTGATCGCGGGGGACTACGCCGTCGAGGAGCGGCCCTTGATGGAGGTCGCCCTGGTGCGGGACGGCCGGGTGGTCGCAAGCGAGCTCGCCCTGAACGAGGGGGTCGTGCTGAAGGGCGCCTCGGGCCGCATGCTCGAGGCGGCGGTCTTCGCCGACGCCTCGCACGTGGCGACTTACGGGGCCGACGGCTTCATCGTCTCGACCCCCACCGGCTCGACCGCCTACGCCATGGCCGCCCACGGGCCGATCATGGCCCCGGACGTGCCGGCCTTCATCTTCGTGCCGATTTGCCCCCACACCCTGACGGCGCGCCCCCTGGTCCTCTCGGACGAGCGCACGGTGCGGATCGTGGTCAAGGAACGGGCCGAAGGCGCCATCCTGACCGCGGATGGCCGCACGGTGGGCCATCTTCAGCCGGGTGACGCCATGACCTTCAGGCGCTCCGCGCACGTGACCAGGATGGTCCGGCTCGAGACGCGGGACTTCTTCACGACCCTGCGCCGCAAGCTCCAGTGGGGCGATCGCCTCAGGAGCGACGGCGCAGGAGACCAGGCCCCCTAG
- a CDS encoding TlyA family RNA methyltransferase, with protein sequence MSKVKKERLDALLVQQGHFSSREQAQRAVIAGWVKVGGVAATKPGTPTDPAAALSVERKGPGYASRGGLKLEKALEAFRVPVEGRIAMDAGASTGGFTDVLLRRGARKVYAVDVGYGQLAWELRQDPRVVVMERTNVRHLLPEALSADPAERPDLCVIDVSFIGLEKVLGAITALLVPPGDVVALIKPQFQAGKQDVGKGGVVRDAKVHERVLFEVDAAAGALGLHLWGLTHSPIKGPEGNIEFLAYWRRTPSEAPVPSYSEVVERAHHARAFEESPE encoded by the coding sequence ATGAGCAAGGTCAAGAAGGAGCGCCTCGACGCCCTTTTGGTCCAGCAGGGCCACTTCTCGAGCCGCGAGCAGGCCCAGCGGGCCGTCATCGCCGGCTGGGTCAAGGTCGGTGGGGTCGCGGCCACCAAGCCCGGCACCCCCACCGACCCCGCGGCCGCGCTCAGCGTCGAGCGCAAGGGGCCGGGCTACGCCTCGCGCGGGGGCCTCAAGCTCGAGAAGGCCCTCGAGGCGTTCCGGGTCCCCGTCGAGGGCCGGATCGCCATGGACGCCGGGGCCTCCACCGGGGGCTTCACCGACGTGCTCCTGAGGCGCGGCGCCCGCAAGGTCTACGCGGTGGACGTGGGCTACGGACAGCTCGCCTGGGAGCTCAGGCAGGACCCGAGGGTCGTGGTCATGGAGCGGACCAACGTCCGGCACCTCTTGCCAGAGGCCCTCTCGGCCGATCCGGCCGAGCGCCCCGACCTGTGCGTGATCGACGTGTCGTTCATCGGGCTCGAGAAGGTCCTGGGCGCCATCACCGCCCTGCTCGTCCCCCCCGGCGACGTGGTGGCGCTCATCAAGCCCCAGTTCCAGGCAGGCAAGCAGGACGTGGGCAAGGGCGGGGTGGTCCGCGACGCCAAGGTCCACGAGCGGGTCCTCTTCGAGGTGGACGCGGCGGCCGGGGCCCTCGGGCTTCACCTGTGGGGCCTCACCCACTCGCCGATCAAGGGGCCCGAGGGCAACATCGAGTTCCTCGCCTACTGGCGGCGCACGCCGAGCGAGGCGCCTGTGCCCTCCTACTCGGAGGTGGTCGAGCGCGCCCACCACGCGCGCGCCTTCGAGGAGAGCCCGGAATGA
- a CDS encoding divergent PAP2 family protein has protein sequence MIANQALIAGVVALTLAQLIKFATVWFKKRKIDVRTLVTTGGMPSSHTGLVVGLTTTVGILEGVHSPLFDVSLVFAFIVMYDAAGVRQAAGKQARILNKIVEDLQHSLSFKESHLKELLGHTPREVIGGAILGVAVAFAINALNAL, from the coding sequence GTGATCGCAAACCAGGCGCTCATCGCCGGGGTCGTCGCCTTGACCCTCGCCCAGCTCATCAAGTTCGCGACGGTCTGGTTCAAGAAGCGCAAGATCGACGTCAGGACCCTCGTCACCACCGGCGGCATGCCGAGCTCCCACACCGGCCTGGTCGTGGGCCTGACCACCACCGTCGGCATCCTGGAGGGGGTCCACTCGCCCCTCTTCGACGTGAGCCTGGTCTTCGCCTTCATCGTCATGTACGACGCGGCGGGCGTCCGCCAGGCCGCGGGCAAGCAGGCGCGGATCCTCAACAAGATCGTCGAGGACCTCCAGCACTCCCTCTCCTTCAAGGAGAGCCACCTCAAGGAGCTGCTGGGCCACACCCCGCGCGAGGTGATCGGCGGGGCGATCCTCGGCGTGGCGGTCGCCTTCGCGATCAACGCCCTCAATGCCCTCTAG
- a CDS encoding farnesyl diphosphate synthase, giving the protein MDSATDTFSLDAYWDDRASRVEGALAALLAPRRPEPLWEAMAYSVVAGGKRLRPMLVLAACEAAGGEPEAAMGAACAMELVHTQSLVHDDLPCMDDDTLRRGRPTNHVVYGEALALLAGDGLLTYAFQVLCEDLPRHIPAERAVLAVAEFAKATLGMVAGQVVDVRSEGQAVDKETLEYIHRHKTGELLRAACRLGAHAAQADDAKLSALTAYAEALGLAFQIVDDLLDLTGTAEELGKSPGKDVAVQKATYPALYGVTAARAEAERQIRLAEEALAPLGAAATPLRAIARFVSERKH; this is encoded by the coding sequence TTGGATTCGGCGACCGACACCTTCTCGCTGGATGCCTACTGGGACGACCGCGCCTCGCGCGTCGAGGGCGCCCTGGCGGCCCTGCTCGCCCCGAGGCGGCCCGAGCCCCTGTGGGAGGCGATGGCCTACAGCGTCGTGGCGGGCGGCAAGCGCCTGCGGCCCATGCTGGTGCTCGCCGCGTGCGAGGCCGCTGGCGGCGAGCCGGAGGCCGCCATGGGCGCCGCCTGCGCCATGGAGCTGGTCCACACCCAGAGCCTGGTCCACGACGACCTGCCTTGCATGGACGACGACACCCTGCGCCGGGGGCGGCCCACCAACCACGTGGTGTACGGCGAGGCCCTCGCGCTCCTGGCGGGCGACGGCCTGTTGACCTACGCCTTCCAGGTGCTCTGCGAGGACCTGCCGCGCCACATCCCGGCCGAGCGCGCCGTCCTGGCCGTCGCCGAGTTCGCCAAGGCCACCCTCGGCATGGTCGCAGGCCAGGTGGTGGACGTGCGATCCGAGGGCCAGGCCGTCGACAAGGAGACCCTCGAGTACATCCACCGCCACAAGACCGGCGAGCTGCTGAGGGCGGCCTGCCGGCTGGGCGCCCACGCCGCCCAGGCCGACGACGCCAAGCTCTCGGCCCTCACCGCCTACGCCGAGGCGCTCGGGCTCGCCTTCCAGATCGTCGACGACCTTCTGGACTTGACGGGCACCGCCGAGGAGCTGGGCAAGAGCCCGGGCAAGGACGTCGCCGTCCAGAAGGCGACCTACCCGGCGCTCTACGGCGTCACGGCCGCCCGCGCCGAGGCCGAGCGCCAGATCCGCCTGGCCGAGGAGGCCCTCGCGCCCCTGGGCGCCGCCGCGACCCCCCTCCGGGCGATCGCCCGGTTCGTTTCGGAGCGTAAGCACTAG